From the genome of Hyalangium ruber, one region includes:
- the prmC gene encoding peptide chain release factor N(5)-glutamine methyltransferase — translation MSDTWTIRKVLTWTTQHFEKREVDAPRLTAEVLLSHVLKMSRVRLYVDLDRPLSKEELGSYRALIERRMAGEPTQYLTGVKEFYNRPFKVDARVLIPRPETELLVEAALRALPKDAPSQALDVCTGSGCIAISLAAERPQASVLAVDVSPDACALARENAEALGVAARVSILQGNLFEPVPADARFALVVSNPPYIASGEIPELSAEVRREPHLALDGGADGLALIRRVIEGARRCLQAGGLLAMEIGETQGEAVRELLQAAGFMDARVEKDLERRDRLAFGTQPAAHGPQS, via the coding sequence ATGAGCGACACCTGGACCATCCGCAAGGTCCTCACCTGGACGACCCAGCACTTCGAGAAGCGCGAGGTGGATGCGCCTCGGCTCACCGCCGAGGTGCTGCTCTCGCACGTGCTGAAGATGAGCCGGGTGCGGCTGTACGTGGACCTGGACCGACCGCTCTCCAAGGAGGAGCTGGGCTCCTACCGCGCCCTCATCGAGCGGCGCATGGCGGGCGAGCCCACCCAGTACCTGACGGGCGTGAAGGAGTTCTACAACCGCCCCTTCAAGGTGGACGCGCGGGTGCTCATCCCCCGCCCCGAGACGGAGTTGCTGGTCGAGGCCGCCCTGCGGGCCCTGCCCAAGGACGCGCCCTCCCAGGCCCTGGATGTGTGCACCGGCTCCGGGTGCATCGCCATCAGCCTGGCCGCCGAGCGCCCCCAGGCCTCCGTGCTGGCCGTGGACGTGTCGCCGGACGCCTGTGCGCTGGCCCGGGAGAACGCCGAGGCGCTCGGAGTGGCCGCCCGCGTCTCCATCCTCCAGGGCAACCTCTTCGAGCCGGTGCCCGCCGACGCCCGCTTCGCGCTGGTGGTCTCCAACCCGCCCTACATCGCCTCGGGGGAGATTCCGGAGCTGTCGGCGGAGGTGCGCCGCGAGCCGCACCTGGCGCTGGACGGGGGTGCGGACGGACTGGCGCTCATCCGCCGCGTCATTGAAGGGGCCCGCCGCTGCCTCCAGGCTGGCGGCCTCCTTGCAATGGAGATTGGGGAGACCCAGGGAGAGGCCGTCCGGGAGCTGCTCCAGGCCGCGGGATTCATGGACGCGCGCGTGGAGAAGGACCTGGAGCGGCGAGATCGCCTGGCATTTGGGACACAGCCTGCGGCCCACGGGCCACAGTCGTGA
- a CDS encoding ABC transporter substrate-binding protein, with translation MRRLCWIAMCAVLAGCPKGKEEAPDAGPVDAGPDVLSEKEPNERPDQALALARDAVVTAALSADPAKADEDWYRLAPGSARAADISVTGIPGGDVVLEVYDRDRNRLGSVNSEGEGKPERFPNLFVEGERFVRVASARKGSGGAYTLTLSYRRPNDGEEREPNDRAVDAHPLALGQTVAAYIGHAGDEDWYRVELPAPEPGTAPVPTEATPPTPAPTPAPTGETPPPPPEGTPPPAEGTNPAPEGTPPSSEGTPPAPPPEGSPSTPPETGGAVAQATDAGLAAPPPVEPPGLALKIELSAIEGVRPELAVLSAAEAPLFSLRGKDGEPLALRNIGVRATDNVVYVVVKSSWVGTGKEAKRAYNATTAYTLTVSLEEAGANAELEPNDELYKATPLPLSGFKEGFLAPKSDVDHYVLRTSEPMLAKVELSGVERLDLILSAVEPPAGDGAQPTVTLKANDGAVKEPERLNNVSCKDTCYFRVEGASRKIDGKWVKDFENPDLPYRITITAVPDNGSEEREPNNTADRGMDIIFGKAVRGTVYPAKDVDYYRLDLSERPVRTPIRATLLGILKVDVGLYLHRVGEDGKLALVQTADRAKGDQPETIRYSAEPGVYVLEVRDSKNRESNFQDPYQLNVEEGE, from the coding sequence ATGCGACGTCTGTGCTGGATTGCCATGTGCGCCGTGCTGGCCGGCTGCCCCAAGGGCAAGGAGGAAGCGCCCGATGCGGGGCCGGTGGATGCGGGCCCGGACGTCCTGAGCGAGAAGGAGCCCAACGAGCGGCCGGATCAGGCGCTGGCGTTGGCGCGGGACGCGGTGGTGACCGCCGCCCTCTCGGCGGACCCGGCCAAGGCGGACGAGGACTGGTACCGGCTGGCGCCCGGCAGCGCGCGCGCCGCGGACATCAGCGTCACGGGCATTCCGGGCGGGGACGTGGTGCTCGAGGTGTACGACCGGGACCGCAACCGGCTGGGCAGCGTGAACAGCGAGGGAGAGGGCAAGCCGGAGCGCTTCCCCAACCTCTTCGTCGAGGGCGAGCGCTTCGTGCGCGTGGCCTCGGCGCGCAAGGGCAGCGGCGGGGCGTACACCCTCACGCTGAGCTACCGGCGGCCCAATGACGGCGAGGAGCGCGAGCCCAATGACCGGGCCGTGGACGCGCACCCGCTGGCGCTCGGACAGACCGTGGCGGCCTACATCGGCCACGCGGGGGACGAGGACTGGTACCGCGTCGAGCTGCCCGCGCCCGAGCCGGGCACCGCGCCGGTCCCGACGGAGGCGACGCCTCCCACCCCGGCTCCGACGCCAGCGCCCACCGGAGAGACGCCTCCCCCGCCCCCCGAGGGCACTCCTCCGCCGGCGGAAGGCACCAACCCGGCCCCCGAGGGCACTCCTCCCTCCTCGGAGGGCACGCCGCCCGCGCCCCCTCCCGAGGGTTCCCCGAGCACGCCTCCGGAGACGGGCGGAGCGGTGGCCCAGGCGACGGACGCCGGACTGGCGGCGCCCCCGCCCGTGGAGCCTCCGGGCCTGGCCCTGAAGATCGAGCTGTCCGCCATCGAGGGCGTGCGGCCGGAGCTGGCGGTGCTCTCGGCCGCGGAGGCCCCGCTGTTCTCGCTGCGAGGCAAGGACGGCGAGCCGCTGGCGCTGCGCAACATCGGCGTGCGCGCCACCGACAACGTGGTCTACGTGGTGGTGAAGAGCAGCTGGGTGGGCACGGGCAAGGAGGCCAAGCGCGCCTACAACGCCACCACGGCGTACACGCTCACCGTCTCGCTGGAGGAGGCCGGCGCCAACGCGGAGCTGGAGCCCAACGACGAGCTGTACAAGGCCACGCCGCTGCCGCTCTCGGGCTTCAAGGAGGGCTTCCTGGCGCCCAAGAGCGACGTGGACCACTACGTGCTGCGCACGAGCGAGCCGATGCTGGCCAAGGTGGAGCTGTCGGGGGTGGAGCGGCTGGATCTGATCCTGTCGGCGGTGGAGCCGCCCGCGGGTGACGGGGCCCAGCCGACGGTGACGCTGAAGGCCAATGACGGCGCGGTGAAGGAGCCCGAGCGCCTCAACAACGTCTCCTGCAAGGACACCTGCTACTTCCGGGTGGAGGGGGCCTCGCGGAAGATCGACGGCAAGTGGGTGAAGGACTTCGAGAACCCGGACCTGCCCTACCGCATCACCATCACCGCGGTGCCGGACAACGGCAGCGAGGAGCGCGAGCCGAACAACACGGCGGACCGGGGCATGGACATCATCTTCGGCAAGGCGGTGCGCGGCACCGTGTACCCGGCCAAGGACGTGGACTACTACCGGCTGGACCTGAGCGAGCGCCCGGTGCGCACGCCGATCCGGGCCACGCTGCTGGGCATCCTGAAGGTGGACGTGGGACTGTACCTCCACCGGGTGGGAGAGGACGGCAAGCTGGCCCTCGTGCAGACCGCGGACCGGGCCAAGGGGGATCAGCCGGAGACGATCCGCTACAGCGCCGAGCCCGGCGTCTACGTGCTGGAGGTGCGTGACTCGAAGAACCGGGAGTCCAACTTCCAGGACCCGTACCAGCTCAACGTGGAGGAAGGAGAGTAA
- a CDS encoding CapA family protein, with protein sequence MRHAALLLLLAAACARRPVPSSEPSPVEGASTSTASASPTPQAAVTQPTPPPPPVQVSEPPRPVTLLVGGDVTVGQHYQTYFDEQVGKGRSREEMFAHGFKEVKAVADTADLFLVNLECPFTERGEKLPKNFNFRARPEFVNTLLSGGVDVVSLANNHLMDYGAQGLIDTLMTLEQARIPYFGAGRTLAEARRPATVTVGGVRFAFLGYFFLGDRNIEPPQVYATETTPGVAGHFSDVEVMERMLREDILAAKAQADVVLPFFHWGRESTYEPLPYQVRLARAAIEAGAGGVLGSHPHVLQAMELHQGAPAVYSLGNFVFGGHWNPKDKRSALYKARFSPGGYLSSEIIPLRTDRYPDFPFQPIVVTGAEAEDVMRLLVKSSAKLPRLLPELEPYRSPGPLP encoded by the coding sequence ATGCGCCACGCCGCCCTCTTGCTGCTCCTCGCCGCCGCCTGCGCTCGCAGGCCCGTGCCCTCCTCCGAGCCCTCGCCGGTAGAGGGCGCGTCCACCTCCACCGCGAGCGCCTCACCTACGCCGCAGGCCGCTGTCACCCAGCCGACACCCCCGCCGCCCCCCGTACAGGTGAGCGAGCCGCCTCGCCCGGTCACCCTGCTGGTGGGCGGAGACGTGACGGTGGGCCAGCACTACCAGACCTACTTCGACGAGCAGGTGGGCAAGGGCCGCTCGCGCGAGGAGATGTTCGCCCACGGCTTTAAAGAGGTGAAGGCGGTGGCGGACACCGCGGACCTCTTCCTCGTCAACCTCGAGTGCCCCTTCACCGAGCGCGGGGAGAAGCTGCCCAAGAACTTCAACTTCCGCGCGCGCCCCGAGTTCGTGAACACCCTGCTCTCCGGTGGCGTGGACGTGGTGAGCCTGGCCAACAACCACCTGATGGACTACGGCGCGCAGGGGCTCATCGACACGCTGATGACGCTGGAGCAGGCGCGCATCCCCTACTTCGGCGCGGGGCGCACCCTGGCCGAGGCGCGCCGGCCCGCCACCGTCACCGTGGGCGGCGTGCGCTTCGCCTTCCTGGGCTACTTCTTCCTCGGAGACCGCAACATCGAGCCGCCCCAGGTGTACGCCACGGAGACGACGCCGGGCGTGGCGGGCCACTTCTCGGACGTGGAGGTGATGGAGCGCATGCTGCGCGAGGACATCCTCGCCGCCAAGGCGCAGGCGGACGTGGTGCTGCCCTTCTTCCACTGGGGCCGCGAGAGCACCTACGAGCCGCTGCCGTACCAGGTGCGGCTGGCGCGCGCGGCCATCGAGGCGGGCGCTGGCGGGGTGCTCGGCAGCCACCCGCACGTGCTGCAGGCCATGGAGCTGCACCAGGGCGCTCCGGCCGTCTACTCGCTGGGCAACTTCGTCTTCGGGGGCCACTGGAACCCGAAGGACAAGCGCAGCGCGCTCTACAAGGCGCGCTTCTCCCCGGGGGGTTACCTCTCCAGCGAGATCATCCCGCTGCGAACGGACCGCTACCCGGACTTTCCCTTCCAGCCCATCGTCGTCACCGGCGCGGAGGCGGAGGACGTGATGCGCCTGCTGGTGAAGAGCTCGGCCAAGCTCCCCCGGCTTCTGCCGGAGTTGGAGCCCTACCGCTCGCCGGGCCCCCTCCCCTGA
- a CDS encoding zf-TFIIB domain-containing protein, giving the protein MNCPTCNVEMADLEGDDLTLRKCGDCGGLWIDVADLNRVLLHNNLPGLESQGGKVDAEALTGQCPECQVDLVRVMGGDRAHPLQYDTCESCGGIFLESEFADATDVKVAVEEIVAFFKTFSVKKKLSAG; this is encoded by the coding sequence ATGAATTGCCCCACGTGCAACGTCGAGATGGCCGATCTCGAAGGGGATGATTTGACGTTGCGGAAGTGTGGAGATTGCGGCGGCCTCTGGATCGACGTCGCGGACCTCAACCGGGTCCTGCTCCACAACAACCTCCCCGGGCTGGAGAGTCAGGGCGGGAAGGTCGACGCGGAAGCCCTCACCGGCCAATGTCCCGAGTGTCAGGTGGACCTGGTCCGGGTGATGGGGGGAGACCGTGCCCACCCGCTCCAGTACGACACCTGCGAATCCTGCGGTGGCATCTTCCTGGAGTCGGAGTTCGCGGACGCGACCGATGTGAAGGTGGCCGTCGAGGAAATCGTCGCCTTCTTCAAGACCTTCAGCGTGAAGAAGAAGCTCTCCGCGGGCTAG
- the prfA gene encoding peptide chain release factor 1, with translation MIDKLEEVERRFERLTADLSNPEVLSDTSRLQKVSKERAGLEKLVEAFRAYRKVLDDLKEVEAWLDGGDADEKAYAREALPGLKQQRDEMEAQLKILLLPKDPNDEKDVILEIRAGAGGDEAGLFAEEVMQMYLRYAQRKGWSAEIVDMSPGAVGGVKDVTITLSGPAVYSHMKYESGVHRVQRVPATETQGRIHTSTITVSVMPEAEDVDVQINPADIEMQVMRSTGSGGQSVNTTDSAVRLIHKPSGIVVKCQQEKSQTKNRAQAMRMLRAKLYEIEQERINSERDSMRRGQVGTGDRSEKIRTYNFPQDRLTDHRISLTVHNLPGIMAGGIEDVMTACRTYYQAEALKQQTGASAPPPSPRA, from the coding sequence ATGATTGACAAGCTTGAAGAGGTCGAGCGCCGGTTCGAGCGCCTCACCGCCGACCTGTCCAACCCCGAGGTACTCTCCGACACCAGTCGGCTCCAGAAGGTCTCCAAGGAGCGTGCCGGCCTGGAGAAGCTTGTCGAGGCCTTCCGCGCCTACCGCAAGGTGCTGGACGACCTCAAGGAGGTCGAGGCCTGGCTGGATGGCGGGGATGCGGACGAGAAGGCGTACGCCCGCGAGGCCCTGCCCGGGCTGAAGCAGCAGCGCGACGAGATGGAGGCGCAGCTGAAGATCCTCCTGCTGCCCAAGGACCCGAATGACGAGAAGGACGTCATCCTGGAGATCCGCGCGGGCGCCGGTGGAGACGAGGCAGGCCTGTTCGCCGAGGAGGTCATGCAGATGTACCTCCGCTACGCCCAGAGAAAGGGCTGGTCGGCGGAGATCGTCGACATGAGCCCCGGTGCGGTGGGCGGCGTGAAGGACGTCACCATCACCCTGTCGGGTCCGGCCGTCTACAGCCACATGAAGTACGAGTCGGGCGTGCATCGCGTGCAGCGCGTGCCAGCCACGGAGACGCAGGGCCGCATCCACACCTCCACCATCACCGTGTCGGTCATGCCCGAGGCGGAGGACGTGGACGTGCAGATCAACCCGGCCGACATCGAGATGCAGGTGATGCGCTCGACGGGCTCGGGTGGCCAGAGCGTGAACACCACGGACTCGGCGGTGCGCCTCATCCACAAGCCCTCGGGCATCGTGGTGAAGTGCCAGCAGGAGAAGAGCCAGACGAAGAACCGCGCCCAGGCCATGCGCATGCTGCGCGCCAAGCTCTATGAGATCGAGCAGGAGCGCATCAACTCCGAGCGCGACTCCATGCGCCGCGGCCAGGTGGGCACCGGCGACCGGAGCGAGAAGATCCGCACCTACAACTTCCCGCAGGATCGGCTCACCGACCACCGCATCAGCCTCACGGTCCACAACCTGCCGGGCATCATGGCCGGAGGCATCGAGGACGTGATGACCGCCTGCCGGACCTACTATCAGGCCGAGGCGCTCAAGCAGCAGACCGGTGCGTCCGCGCCGCCGCCCAGCCCCCGCGCATGA
- the murA gene encoding UDP-N-acetylglucosamine 1-carboxyvinyltransferase — translation MDKIVVKGGPALHGEVKASGAKNAALPILASSLLADGTSTYRNVPDLVDVATMLKVLRTMGCGAERLTGRRKDVCEVTVGANIVPEAPYELVKTMRASVLVLGPLVARYGRARVSMPGGCAIGARPIDQHLKGLKALGAEITLTEGYVEARAKQLKGGTVNFDVITVTGTENVMMAAVLAKGRSVLENCAREPEVEELARVLNKMGARIEGAGTSIITIDGVDSLRPVEHTILPDRIEAGTLLVAAAISGGDVLVKHAQPENMEAVVLKLREAGCTLTTENGGIRCKAPKAIQPVNVTTTEHPGFPTDMQAQLMVLMCVASGTSVISENIFENRFMHVAELHRMGADITIQGPTAVVKGVKKLSGAPVMATDLRASASLILAGLRAEGKTEVARVYHLDRGYERLERKLRSLGADIRRMKA, via the coding sequence ATGGACAAGATCGTCGTGAAGGGAGGCCCCGCGCTGCACGGGGAGGTGAAGGCTTCGGGGGCCAAGAACGCCGCGCTCCCCATCCTCGCCTCCTCGCTGCTGGCCGACGGGACGAGCACCTACCGCAACGTGCCGGACCTGGTGGACGTGGCGACCATGCTCAAGGTGCTGCGCACCATGGGCTGCGGCGCCGAGCGGCTCACCGGGCGCCGCAAGGACGTGTGCGAGGTGACCGTGGGGGCGAACATCGTCCCCGAGGCCCCGTACGAGCTGGTGAAGACGATGCGCGCCTCGGTGCTGGTGCTGGGCCCCCTGGTGGCCCGCTATGGCCGGGCCCGCGTGTCCATGCCGGGCGGCTGTGCCATCGGCGCGCGGCCCATCGACCAGCACCTCAAGGGCCTGAAGGCACTGGGAGCGGAGATCACCCTCACCGAGGGTTACGTGGAGGCCCGCGCCAAGCAGCTCAAGGGCGGCACCGTCAACTTCGACGTCATCACCGTCACCGGGACGGAGAACGTGATGATGGCGGCGGTGCTGGCCAAGGGCCGCAGCGTGCTGGAGAACTGCGCCCGCGAGCCCGAGGTGGAGGAGCTCGCCCGGGTGCTCAACAAGATGGGGGCCCGGATTGAAGGCGCGGGCACCTCCATCATCACCATCGACGGGGTGGACAGCCTGCGTCCGGTGGAGCACACCATCCTCCCGGACCGCATCGAGGCGGGCACCCTGCTGGTGGCCGCGGCCATCAGCGGCGGGGACGTGCTCGTCAAGCACGCCCAGCCCGAGAACATGGAGGCCGTGGTCCTCAAGCTGCGCGAGGCTGGCTGCACGCTCACCACGGAGAACGGCGGCATCCGCTGCAAGGCGCCCAAGGCCATCCAGCCGGTGAACGTGACCACCACGGAGCACCCCGGCTTCCCCACGGACATGCAGGCCCAGCTCATGGTGCTGATGTGTGTGGCCAGCGGCACCTCTGTCATCTCGGAGAACATCTTCGAGAACCGCTTCATGCACGTGGCGGAGCTGCACCGCATGGGCGCCGACATCACCATCCAGGGCCCCACGGCGGTGGTGAAGGGCGTGAAAAAGCTGTCCGGAGCGCCCGTCATGGCCACGGACCTGCGAGCCAGCGCCTCCCTCATCCTGGCGGGCCTGAGGGCCGAGGGGAAGACCGAGGTGGCCCGCGTGTACCACCTGGATCGGGGCTACGAGCGCCTCGAACGCAAGCTGCGGAGCCTGGGGGCGGACATCCGCCGGATGAAGGCCTGA
- a CDS encoding tetratricopeptide repeat protein, producing the protein MAREKDNIALSDEHNTRGIELADRGWLDEAIKEFKKAIELDPNSAHAHDNLATVYAEKKLFREALAEYLLALKLEPESATAHYNLACFLSTHAAEMAVEEYREAIELDPEYPDAHLNLGLTYADQGRLEEAMRELQTAIELDPQDPFPRHELAALQMDEGDYRSAINQLKEVVRLEADNFEAQLDLGICYAQKGFYAEAERAYEKARALNAEDLLLNYNLAALYALWGRPKDAVTFLQKALAADRNKVMGWLSTDPMFDSLKGEADFEALF; encoded by the coding sequence ATGGCCCGCGAAAAGGACAACATCGCGCTCTCCGACGAGCACAACACACGCGGCATCGAGCTGGCGGACCGCGGGTGGTTGGACGAGGCAATCAAGGAGTTCAAGAAGGCCATCGAGCTGGATCCGAACTCCGCCCACGCCCACGACAACCTGGCCACCGTCTACGCGGAGAAGAAGCTGTTCCGCGAGGCCCTGGCCGAGTACCTGCTGGCCCTGAAGCTGGAGCCGGAGAGCGCTACCGCCCACTACAACCTCGCTTGCTTCCTCTCCACCCACGCCGCCGAGATGGCGGTGGAGGAGTACCGGGAGGCCATCGAGCTGGACCCGGAGTACCCGGACGCGCACCTCAACCTGGGTCTCACCTATGCGGACCAGGGGCGGCTGGAAGAGGCCATGCGCGAGCTTCAGACGGCCATCGAGCTGGATCCGCAGGATCCGTTCCCCCGCCATGAGCTGGCCGCGCTGCAGATGGACGAGGGGGACTACCGCTCGGCCATCAACCAGCTGAAGGAAGTGGTGCGGCTGGAGGCGGACAACTTCGAGGCGCAGCTGGACCTGGGCATCTGCTACGCGCAGAAGGGCTTCTACGCCGAGGCCGAGCGCGCCTACGAGAAGGCCCGGGCGCTCAACGCCGAGGACCTGCTGCTCAACTACAACCTCGCGGCGCTCTACGCGCTGTGGGGGCGGCCCAAGGATGCCGTCACCTTCCTCCAGAAGGCGCTGGCGGCGGACCGCAACAAGGTGATGGGCTGGCTGTCCACCGACCCCATGTTCGACTCGCTCAAGGGCGAGGCGGACTTCGAAGCGTTGTTCTAA
- a CDS encoding discoidin domain-containing protein: MRRLLVLLTLLLFASAPRAFAAPPSVGYAQAADYLEKDSHPERYHPVNALDGRDTTVWCAAEGQGTSPLTIGFKGVATVDEVRLYTGNGSERTAFKAYARAKKLTLQGKDSARSFTVEDKRGSQTVPLNPPISGGWFTLQVNATFPGSEASAPVCLTDIVFYSEGKALNGTKLAPKLKYDARIEPLLGTWFGGLEKAPDRFLSFYVDGTYSFVHEPLEGEERTSFTGTYTLSSSRLSLDVPKKGKVALRYDRQEAEGAADGHTLTLEGDLPEEWKEPFRSRP, translated from the coding sequence ATGCGACGCCTCCTGGTTTTGCTCACCCTGCTCCTGTTCGCTTCCGCGCCTCGGGCCTTCGCGGCGCCTCCCTCCGTCGGCTACGCCCAGGCGGCCGACTACCTCGAGAAGGACTCCCACCCCGAGCGCTACCACCCCGTGAACGCGCTGGACGGGCGCGACACCACCGTGTGGTGCGCCGCCGAGGGGCAGGGCACCAGCCCGCTCACCATCGGCTTCAAGGGGGTGGCCACCGTGGACGAGGTGCGCCTCTATACGGGCAATGGCTCGGAGCGCACGGCCTTCAAGGCCTACGCCCGCGCCAAGAAGCTCACCCTGCAGGGCAAGGACAGCGCTCGCAGCTTCACGGTGGAGGACAAGCGGGGCTCGCAGACGGTGCCGCTCAACCCGCCCATCTCCGGCGGCTGGTTCACCCTGCAGGTGAACGCGACCTTCCCGGGCTCCGAGGCGAGCGCCCCAGTGTGCCTCACGGACATCGTCTTCTACTCGGAGGGCAAGGCGCTCAACGGCACCAAGCTGGCGCCCAAGCTGAAGTACGACGCGCGCATCGAGCCGCTGCTGGGCACCTGGTTCGGGGGCCTGGAGAAGGCGCCCGACCGGTTCCTCTCCTTCTATGTGGACGGCACCTACAGCTTCGTCCACGAGCCGTTGGAGGGAGAGGAGCGCACCTCCTTCACCGGGACGTACACTCTCTCCAGCTCACGGCTGAGCCTGGATGTGCCGAAGAAGGGCAAGGTGGCGCTGCGCTACGACCGGCAGGAGGCCGAGGGGGCAGCGGACGGACACACGCTCACCCTGGAGGGCGATCTGCCCGAGGAGTGGAAAGAGCCCTTCCGGAGCCGTCCCTGA
- a CDS encoding hemolysin family protein has product MEWVFLGLAILLVFANGFFVATEFAIVKIRATRLQALADEGRPGAGNALKMVEKLDAYLSATQFGITLASLGLGWLGEPAFAHLLEPLIAQVVPEEARATVAHSASVAVAFAIITFLHIVVGELAPKSLAIQRAEATTLAVALPMRAFYVVFYPAIWLLNGIARRLLHAFGLESASEAHEAHSEDELRVILHSSAEAGSITTSRAELLERALEMAQKTARQVMVPRNQLKYLDVEESLEKNILDARAAGHTWLPVCRGSLDEVEGVVNAKDLFFLLSKGELRALAQVQRPVLFVPENVTLEQLLAEFRRRRRQMALVVDEHGGTSGLVSIADVVAEVVGDVAELGRRMDEVRSLPGGRFELPGSAQLDDLEERLDVTFDLKEDEKGEVTTIAGYLMTKLGRVPEKGDNLKLDMWRILVEEVDGPRVVRVTVEPQNAPKPTAPPPTDGTANASAPSGRGTG; this is encoded by the coding sequence ATGGAATGGGTCTTCCTCGGATTGGCGATCCTGCTGGTGTTCGCCAACGGCTTCTTCGTGGCGACGGAGTTCGCCATCGTGAAGATCCGCGCCACGCGCCTGCAGGCGCTGGCGGACGAGGGGCGCCCCGGCGCGGGCAACGCGCTGAAGATGGTGGAGAAGCTGGACGCGTACCTCTCCGCCACGCAGTTCGGAATCACGCTGGCTTCGCTGGGGCTGGGCTGGCTGGGTGAGCCGGCGTTCGCGCACCTGCTGGAGCCGCTGATCGCCCAGGTGGTGCCGGAGGAGGCACGGGCCACGGTGGCGCACAGCGCGTCGGTGGCGGTCGCCTTCGCGATCATCACCTTCCTGCACATCGTCGTGGGAGAGCTGGCGCCCAAGAGCCTGGCCATCCAGCGCGCGGAGGCCACCACGCTCGCGGTGGCGCTGCCGATGCGCGCCTTCTACGTCGTCTTCTACCCGGCCATCTGGTTGCTCAACGGCATCGCCCGGCGGCTGCTGCACGCCTTCGGGTTGGAGTCGGCGAGCGAGGCGCACGAGGCGCACAGCGAGGACGAGCTGCGCGTCATCCTCCACAGCTCCGCGGAGGCGGGTTCCATCACCACCTCTCGGGCGGAGCTGCTCGAGCGGGCGCTGGAGATGGCGCAGAAGACGGCGCGCCAGGTGATGGTGCCCCGCAACCAGCTGAAGTACCTGGATGTGGAGGAGTCGCTGGAGAAGAACATCCTGGATGCGCGCGCGGCCGGCCACACGTGGCTGCCGGTGTGCCGAGGGAGCCTGGACGAGGTGGAGGGCGTGGTGAACGCCAAGGACCTGTTCTTCCTGCTGTCGAAAGGGGAGCTGCGGGCCCTGGCGCAGGTGCAGCGGCCGGTGCTCTTCGTGCCGGAGAACGTGACGCTGGAGCAGCTCCTGGCGGAGTTCCGCCGCCGACGCCGGCAGATGGCGCTGGTGGTGGATGAGCACGGCGGCACGTCGGGGCTGGTGAGCATCGCGGACGTGGTGGCCGAGGTGGTGGGCGATGTGGCGGAGCTGGGCCGGCGGATGGACGAGGTGCGCTCGTTGCCGGGGGGCCGCTTCGAGCTGCCAGGCTCGGCGCAGCTGGACGATCTGGAGGAGCGGCTGGACGTCACCTTCGACCTGAAGGAGGACGAGAAGGGCGAGGTGACGACGATCGCCGGCTACCTGATGACGAAGCTGGGGCGGGTTCCCGAGAAGGGGGACAACCTCAAGCTCGACATGTGGCGCATCCTCGTGGAGGAGGTGGATGGGCCCCGGGTGGTGCGGGTGACGGTGGAGCCGCAGAACGCGCCCAAGCCCACGGCGCCGCCGCCCACGGATGGCACCGCGAATGCCTCGGCGCCGTCGGGACGAGGGACGGGATAG